From one Bacteroides eggerthii genomic stretch:
- a CDS encoding RagB/SusD family nutrient uptake outer membrane protein gives MKTIRAIISLGLLVTMIVGCEDLKFGNSFLEKPQGDEKSIDSVFSQKRYADQALNQFYKSLPDYMPALGGYHDGAFTLDLYSDLGYTTRLSWTHGAITSASGTSNFPYQLSNKAVTGDPTYGIRKAYIYIENVDKVPDMSADEKKVRKAEAKVVIGYHYMDMIRYYGGMPWIDHAYTADELFQFPRLTLEETVERTVNLLDEAARDLPWFTTDAEYGHMTAAVAKALKFRLLMFVASPLFNNVTPYYEGQAATEHLTWYGDYQESRWEAALEAGREFLKMNEENGNYYRVENTGNPRTDYINGYFTKGNREVVMASFRWPIYVSSYKAFRMFDQGYGMPRSNHADMFLWHDGSKFDWDNPEHRAHPFFDASGNPTRDIRLYETLVVNGDKYKGRKAEVFVGGSEGFGPGAKEGQKFQFGYGFRKFIRDKKNEMEKKPYSCPLVRMPEIYLYMAEAMNKLGQASVKDEFERDAYDYLNLVHTRAGLPEVTAAEVPDGEPLLNYLLDERAREFGQEDIRNHDMRRYLKGAEWATRPLEELVTTKVGENSFNYQVNVREEKYYWYDHWYLLPFPLAEINKKYGLVQNPGW, from the coding sequence ATGAAAACTATAAGAGCAATAATTTCCTTAGGGTTACTGGTCACCATGATTGTAGGTTGCGAGGACCTGAAATTTGGAAATAGTTTCCTGGAGAAACCGCAGGGTGACGAAAAGTCCATTGACAGTGTGTTCTCACAGAAAAGATATGCAGACCAAGCTTTGAACCAATTCTATAAAAGCCTGCCGGACTACATGCCGGCTTTGGGTGGTTATCATGACGGAGCTTTTACGCTGGATTTATATTCGGATCTGGGCTATACGACACGATTGTCGTGGACGCATGGCGCTATCACTTCCGCCAGCGGAACAAGCAACTTCCCTTACCAGCTCTCCAATAAGGCGGTGACGGGAGACCCTACCTATGGAATCAGAAAGGCCTATATCTATATTGAGAATGTAGACAAAGTTCCCGATATGTCCGCCGACGAAAAGAAGGTGCGCAAGGCGGAAGCGAAAGTTGTGATTGGTTATCATTATATGGACATGATCCGCTATTATGGCGGCATGCCTTGGATTGACCATGCTTATACTGCGGATGAACTTTTCCAATTTCCCCGTTTGACGTTGGAGGAAACTGTGGAGAGAACGGTGAATCTGCTGGATGAGGCCGCAAGGGATTTGCCATGGTTCACTACGGACGCAGAGTACGGACACATGACGGCTGCCGTTGCCAAAGCGTTGAAATTCCGCTTGCTGATGTTTGTGGCAAGTCCGTTGTTCAATAATGTTACGCCTTATTATGAAGGACAGGCAGCTACCGAACATCTGACATGGTATGGCGACTATCAGGAAAGCCGTTGGGAAGCAGCTCTGGAAGCCGGAAGGGAATTCTTGAAAATGAATGAGGAGAATGGCAATTATTACCGGGTGGAAAATACCGGCAATCCACGTACAGACTATATAAACGGCTATTTCACGAAAGGCAACCGGGAAGTGGTAATGGCTTCTTTCCGCTGGCCCATTTATGTAAGTAGCTATAAAGCATTCCGTATGTTCGATCAGGGCTATGGTATGCCCCGCAGCAATCATGCCGATATGTTCTTATGGCACGACGGTTCTAAATTCGACTGGGATAATCCGGAGCACCGGGCGCATCCTTTCTTTGACGCTTCAGGTAATCCTACTCGTGATATCCGCCTGTATGAAACGTTGGTGGTGAACGGTGATAAGTATAAAGGAAGAAAGGCGGAGGTCTTTGTCGGAGGTTCTGAGGGCTTTGGACCGGGTGCGAAAGAAGGGCAGAAATTCCAGTTTGGCTATGGTTTCCGGAAGTTTATTCGTGATAAAAAGAACGAAATGGAAAAGAAACCCTATTCCTGTCCGTTGGTCCGTATGCCGGAAATCTATCTTTATATGGCCGAAGCAATGAACAAGTTGGGGCAGGCATCCGTAAAAGACGAGTTTGAAAGAGATGCATACGATTATCTCAATCTTGTGCATACGCGTGCCGGGCTTCCCGAAGTGACTGCTGCCGAGGTGCCGGACGGAGAGCCGTTGTTGAACTATCTGCTGGATGAGCGTGCGCGTGAGTTCGGTCAGGAGGATATACGCAACCACGATATGAGACGCTATCTCAAGGGTGCCGAATGGGCCACCCGTCCGTTGGAAGAGCTGGTGACAACAAAGGTTGGAGAGAACTCATTTAACTATCAGGTCAACGTGCGCGAAGAGAAATACTACTGGTACGATCACTGGTACTTGCTGCCATTTCCATTGGCGGAAATCAATAAGAAATATGGCTTGGTTCAGAATCCCGGTTGGTAA
- a CDS encoding DUF4962 domain-containing protein yields the protein MKMKFINICLFTAGCLFVTGCNDDNEIFFEDLTGNKALEMVHPNDRDQPYPREEHELFVNPAPLIVPKILRGEDEFLEFELSQDNSFPEKGTYRSGKLNWDLYNVHEQLATGDWYWRFRKVDANDKATIWSEVYKFTVTGKEEVFVTPKWEVFQQNIPATYPRINCFLEEDIAKVSPIADTHPEYKSMISRANGKDGLGVKLPANPHDYGMEALANNTRNYLNTAWRLTKDRKYYDKILEIGRTLINYGITDDQLKKYENFAAGGIVDVVSLCYDLCQESLTEDEKTKAEQLILKIVNYYYRSYTGRIENHIFDNHTWQIVLRNMTQGALVICQEYPEAMNALEYFYELWTGRAPASGFNRSGAWQNGISYFGTNCYTLYWMPMLFSHLTQTDFLKHPWYKNAGKAIAYTWLPGSGNCSFGDGVEKWMTEPGRVQVGFMDFLARETGDSYAAWYAKECAVVLKDNFDMRLYRIAQGDTDYTAAELDDSAFENFIWHKDIGEGVAHSDMRNLNSNLSLAFRSSPYGSGSHTLADQNGFKLLYKGRPVYISAGYYQNFADKHNLLQYRNTRGHNTIMINGIGQPFTTKAYGNICRGLNGENIAYFLGDASNAYCGTSDYWESNFVAAGISQTPEFGFGDNPLNNYKRHIFMLRPNKIVIYDELGADEAATWQWLLHSPVEMHVAGNKVTTDYTYEGRGSFTSVAQIYSEQTPDITATDEWFPGGEPADQDPVKYPKQWHLTANFGPSLNNKILTVIQVTENGSVDEIWQVNNRFTLGDWKIEAEMAADKPAAITISNKLTGAMFSYGTPEVIVGGAPYKRQQENSSVLYDNVQGMMQVQESTDKPLQTTRALK from the coding sequence ATGAAAATGAAATTTATAAATATCTGCTTGTTCACTGCAGGCTGTCTGTTTGTGACAGGGTGTAACGATGATAACGAGATTTTCTTTGAAGATCTGACCGGCAATAAAGCATTGGAAATGGTGCATCCCAATGATCGGGACCAACCTTATCCGCGCGAAGAGCATGAGCTTTTTGTGAATCCGGCGCCGCTGATTGTACCGAAAATACTGAGAGGAGAAGATGAATTTCTGGAATTTGAGTTGTCGCAAGATAACTCATTTCCTGAGAAAGGTACGTACCGTTCCGGCAAACTGAACTGGGACCTATATAATGTTCACGAGCAACTGGCTACCGGTGACTGGTATTGGCGTTTCCGCAAAGTGGATGCCAATGACAAAGCTACCATTTGGAGCGAAGTCTATAAGTTTACGGTGACAGGCAAGGAAGAGGTATTCGTAACGCCCAAGTGGGAAGTGTTCCAACAGAACATACCTGCCACGTATCCGCGTATCAACTGTTTTCTGGAAGAGGACATAGCGAAGGTAAGCCCGATTGCCGACACTCATCCTGAATATAAGTCGATGATTAGTAGGGCAAATGGAAAGGATGGTCTTGGTGTCAAATTACCGGCCAATCCCCATGATTATGGTATGGAAGCATTGGCGAATAACACGAGGAATTATTTGAATACTGCTTGGCGTCTTACCAAAGACCGGAAGTATTATGACAAGATACTGGAAATTGGCAGAACTTTGATTAATTACGGTATTACCGATGACCAACTGAAAAAGTATGAAAATTTTGCGGCGGGAGGTATTGTTGATGTAGTGAGTCTATGCTATGACCTTTGTCAGGAGAGCCTGACCGAAGACGAGAAGACAAAGGCGGAACAACTGATCTTGAAGATTGTCAATTACTACTACCGGAGTTATACGGGAAGAATCGAAAATCACATCTTCGATAATCATACTTGGCAGATTGTATTGCGCAACATGACACAAGGTGCGTTGGTAATTTGTCAGGAATATCCCGAAGCAATGAATGCGCTGGAATACTTCTACGAACTGTGGACAGGGCGTGCGCCGGCTTCCGGTTTCAATCGTAGTGGTGCATGGCAGAACGGAATCAGCTATTTCGGAACCAACTGTTATACGCTCTACTGGATGCCGATGTTATTCTCACATCTGACGCAGACTGATTTTCTGAAACATCCCTGGTACAAAAATGCCGGTAAGGCAATTGCTTACACCTGGCTGCCGGGTTCGGGCAACTGTAGTTTTGGTGACGGAGTCGAAAAATGGATGACAGAACCGGGAAGAGTACAAGTGGGATTCATGGACTTCTTGGCTCGTGAAACGGGTGATTCTTACGCTGCTTGGTATGCCAAGGAATGTGCTGTGGTACTGAAAGACAATTTTGATATGCGTTTGTATCGTATTGCTCAGGGGGACACTGACTATACAGCTGCGGAATTGGATGATAGTGCTTTTGAGAACTTTATCTGGCATAAAGACATCGGTGAAGGTGTGGCGCACTCCGATATGCGGAATTTGAATTCCAATCTTTCGTTGGCTTTCCGTTCCAGCCCTTACGGTTCGGGCAGTCATACGCTGGCAGACCAGAATGGTTTCAAATTGTTGTATAAGGGTAGACCGGTCTATATCAGCGCGGGCTATTATCAGAATTTTGCGGACAAGCACAACCTTTTGCAATACCGCAACACCCGCGGTCACAATACAATTATGATAAATGGCATCGGCCAGCCTTTCACTACGAAGGCCTATGGAAACATATGCCGGGGATTGAATGGAGAGAACATCGCTTATTTCTTGGGCGACGCTTCGAATGCATATTGCGGTACTTCCGATTATTGGGAATCGAATTTTGTTGCCGCCGGCATCAGCCAGACGCCGGAGTTTGGATTTGGTGACAATCCTTTGAACAACTACAAACGCCATATCTTTATGCTCCGCCCGAATAAGATTGTTATTTACGATGAATTGGGTGCAGACGAAGCTGCAACCTGGCAATGGTTGCTGCATAGTCCCGTAGAAATGCATGTTGCCGGGAACAAAGTGACAACCGATTACACCTATGAAGGTAGGGGCAGTTTCACTTCCGTTGCCCAGATTTACAGTGAGCAGACTCCGGACATTACTGCAACCGATGAGTGGTTCCCCGGTGGTGAGCCTGCCGACCAAGATCCCGTAAAGTATCCCAAGCAATGGCATCTCACCGCTAACTTCGGACCGAGCCTCAATAATAAGATACTCACCGTTATTCAGGTGACGGAGAATGGCAGTGTAGATGAAATCTGGCAGGTGAATAACCGTTTCACTTTGGGCGACTGGAAAATTGAAGCGGAAATGGCTGCCGATAAACCTGCCGCTATCACCATTTCCAATAAGTTAACCGGAGCCATGTTCAGCTATGGAACTCCTGAAGTGATTGTTGGCGGCGCTCCCTACAAACGCCAACAAGAAAACTCTTCTGTCTTGTATGACAATGTACAAGGTATGATGCAAGTACAGGAAAGTACGGACAAACCGTTGCAGACAACAAGGGCTTTGAAATAA
- a CDS encoding RagB/SusD family nutrient uptake outer membrane protein: MLNIKKYMVMACALLSLNGCDYLDYNETSGKTKEEAYAYYDNMNQLVAYVYTFLPSDLGSGYIMEAATDNCIYTQENANINYMTNGVWSPLKRVDDAWNLWDGIRSANSFLENYDPEALKRFEYNDDYKEIMEKSSKFPYEVRFLRAFYLFELAKRYGDIPLLTRTYTQEEINSVKQTPFNEVIDFIAEECSEIAPELPVNQMDFWDETGRITCGAALALKSRALLYAASELHNPDNDLSKWEKAARAAHEVIALNEYSLPEITADPLYSDKGGNEIFKSKQLILERRNTDLTNSFEARNQPMGYAETSAKGGNTPTQNLVDAYEMKDGTPFDWSNPAHVSNMYYDAEGKPTRDPRLYKNVLTNGSVWLEQKVETFEGGKNKIMEGSTKTGYYLRKWMNPSVSLDPVKPNKIEHHYILFRYAEILLNYAEALNEWKGPDVKPEGCTLTAIEALNKVRASATMEGVAAAGQDDFRKKVRNERRVELALEGHRFYDIRRWKIAGDDEVRNLYGVKIRKSGDDELSFEKVLIGTMYWANKMYLYPYPQNELYMNENLVQNPEW; the protein is encoded by the coding sequence ATGCTTAACATAAAAAAATATATGGTAATGGCCTGTGCGTTGCTTTCGTTGAACGGATGTGACTATCTGGATTATAACGAGACTTCCGGCAAGACGAAAGAAGAAGCGTATGCCTATTATGATAATATGAACCAGTTGGTAGCATACGTGTACACTTTCTTGCCATCCGATTTAGGAAGCGGGTATATCATGGAAGCTGCCACCGACAACTGCATTTACACGCAGGAAAATGCGAATATCAACTATATGACCAACGGAGTGTGGAGCCCTTTGAAACGGGTGGACGACGCTTGGAATCTTTGGGACGGTATTCGTAGCGCCAACTCTTTTCTGGAGAATTACGATCCGGAAGCCTTGAAACGTTTTGAGTATAATGACGACTACAAGGAGATAATGGAGAAATCCTCGAAATTCCCATACGAAGTTCGTTTCCTGCGGGCTTTCTATCTCTTTGAACTGGCAAAGCGGTATGGTGACATCCCGTTGTTGACACGCACTTACACGCAGGAGGAGATTAACTCGGTGAAGCAGACTCCGTTTAATGAAGTGATTGATTTCATCGCAGAGGAATGTTCCGAGATAGCTCCTGAACTTCCGGTGAACCAGATGGATTTCTGGGATGAGACAGGACGTATCACCTGCGGTGCGGCGCTGGCTTTGAAGTCGAGAGCGCTTCTTTATGCGGCGAGCGAACTGCACAATCCCGACAATGACTTGAGCAAGTGGGAAAAAGCCGCCAGAGCAGCCCATGAGGTGATTGCTTTGAATGAGTACAGCTTGCCTGAGATTACTGCCGACCCTTTGTATTCCGATAAGGGAGGAAATGAAATATTCAAATCCAAACAATTGATACTTGAACGCCGCAACACTGACCTGACAAATAGTTTTGAAGCACGCAACCAGCCTATGGGATATGCCGAGACTTCCGCAAAGGGAGGAAATACCCCTACCCAGAACTTGGTGGACGCTTATGAAATGAAAGACGGTACTCCTTTTGACTGGAGCAACCCTGCACATGTATCGAATATGTATTATGATGCCGAAGGCAAACCGACCCGCGACCCGCGTTTGTATAAGAATGTGCTTACCAACGGAAGTGTTTGGCTGGAACAAAAGGTGGAAACTTTTGAAGGCGGTAAGAACAAGATTATGGAAGGCTCCACCAAGACCGGATACTATTTACGCAAATGGATGAATCCTTCCGTATCGCTGGATCCGGTGAAGCCCAACAAGATAGAACACCATTATATCTTGTTCCGCTATGCCGAAATCCTGCTGAACTATGCGGAAGCCCTGAACGAATGGAAGGGTCCTGACGTTAAGCCCGAAGGATGTACGCTCACTGCGATTGAAGCGTTGAATAAAGTGCGCGCCTCGGCTACAATGGAAGGCGTGGCTGCTGCCGGACAGGACGATTTCCGTAAGAAAGTGCGCAATGAGCGCCGCGTTGAGCTGGCTTTGGAAGGACACCGCTTCTACGACATACGCCGCTGGAAGATTGCAGGCGATGATGAGGTGCGCAATCTTTACGGGGTGAAGATTAGAAAGAGTGGAGATGATGAACTCTCGTTTGAGAAAGTGCTGATAGGGACGATGTATTGGGCGAACAAGATGTATCTCTATCCTTATCCACAGAACGAATTGTATATGAATGAGAACTTGGTACAGAACCCGGAATGGTAA
- a CDS encoding SusC/RagA family TonB-linked outer membrane protein, which translates to MKKILYTVGLAFTLSLGAMAQQTLNGVVKDASGKPFPGVKISKAGEFRINSITDESGVFSLELEEGDYIDLNYADVVLKRVKVTGETMNIVLDSHKDGMSDLGFMKRTEENRTQSVSTIYADQLMKGATSTNRVNNALFGLIPGLQLSQNAGWRTNAGMKIRGVSGSPLVLVDGFQRGLTNMTLEEIESVQVLKDGAATALYGARAANGVLLINTKRGVYNSFDIDVNYRHGFNFPINQPEMADAYTYAMAQNEALHYDGLPLQYTAKQLENFKQGTNPNFYPNTDWVKEGMRDFSQNNQFNIMVRGGGQRVRYMALLDYKNEFGLLNEDYTHYSDRYNSQIRNYELDLRINLDVDVTPATKVKFSLYGIIAEDKRPNTGIDAIFQNLYNVPSAAFPIKTANGNWGSNSVFKMNPIAAIADVGYVQENRRLLEGDMRLTQDLSMFVKGLNAEVAVAYDNSATYQDIGSKTYLYEIFNQTAAGLPTTKTEGSNSTLQVSSSKLSDQFIRASVEAKLNYDRTFNKHQVAASVVYRQEMEEPLGVNGAYYRQNVMGFAGYNYDNRYMLDVVANYYGTSVLLEGDKFRFYPAVSAGWNIANEAFLEDVSQLDMLKLRASWGRSATDGLDYGLGNYFWISDKTSGKYAFGESLGTPVNGLREQQLPMYRLELETADKYNIGVDLRMWKNFTASAEVFYDRRTNILVDNNRTSGMLGVTPAKSNIGENETRGLELSMGWNQQLKDFNYYVNANWGLNDSKVIENGQAYQPYDYLYTKGHKIGQLFGLEAIGYFNDEEDIANSPEQTFSVVRPGDVKYKDQNGDKRIDSEDRVAIGKSTSIPDMVYGLNLGFEYKGFGIDMTFNGVSGLTKQLNVSSVHQPLRNGNTNIATWYLKDKVRWTESTKDIANVPRLSTLSNENNYQTSTQWIADGSFFKLRNLNVYYTLPQAWSKKMKMDKCQVYAKALNVFSIDKIDYFNCEDIALGYPDLFSVYVGLNINF; encoded by the coding sequence ATGAAGAAAATTCTATATACAGTAGGTTTGGCCTTTACACTCTCTTTGGGTGCAATGGCACAGCAGACATTGAATGGAGTTGTGAAGGACGCTTCCGGAAAACCTTTTCCGGGGGTGAAGATCTCGAAGGCCGGAGAATTCCGTATCAACAGCATTACAGATGAGTCCGGCGTTTTCTCATTGGAGCTGGAAGAAGGCGACTATATCGACCTGAACTATGCCGACGTGGTTCTGAAACGTGTGAAGGTGACGGGAGAGACTATGAATATAGTGCTTGACTCACACAAAGACGGAATGAGCGACTTGGGTTTTATGAAGCGCACCGAAGAGAACCGTACGCAATCGGTATCCACCATCTATGCCGATCAGTTGATGAAAGGAGCCACTTCAACCAACAGGGTGAACAATGCCCTCTTTGGTCTGATACCGGGGTTGCAACTCTCGCAGAACGCGGGCTGGCGTACGAATGCCGGAATGAAGATACGTGGCGTTTCCGGTTCTCCATTGGTGTTGGTCGACGGTTTCCAACGCGGGCTGACGAACATGACTTTGGAAGAGATTGAATCGGTGCAGGTGTTGAAGGACGGAGCGGCCACCGCTCTCTACGGAGCCAGAGCTGCTAATGGCGTTCTTTTGATTAATACCAAACGTGGCGTTTACAATTCATTCGATATTGACGTGAATTACCGCCATGGTTTTAATTTCCCTATCAACCAGCCGGAAATGGCGGATGCTTACACCTATGCAATGGCGCAGAACGAGGCTTTGCATTATGACGGATTGCCTCTTCAATATACGGCCAAGCAGTTGGAAAACTTTAAGCAAGGAACGAATCCCAACTTTTATCCCAATACCGATTGGGTGAAAGAAGGCATGCGCGATTTCAGCCAGAACAACCAGTTCAATATTATGGTGCGTGGCGGCGGACAACGGGTGCGCTACATGGCTTTGTTGGATTACAAGAATGAGTTCGGTTTGCTGAATGAGGATTACACCCACTATTCCGACCGTTACAACTCCCAGATCCGTAATTACGAACTGGATTTGCGTATCAATCTGGATGTGGATGTCACTCCTGCTACCAAAGTGAAATTCAGCCTTTACGGTATTATTGCAGAAGATAAACGCCCCAATACCGGTATAGACGCTATCTTCCAAAACCTGTATAACGTGCCTTCCGCAGCTTTCCCCATAAAGACTGCCAATGGGAACTGGGGCAGTAATTCTGTCTTTAAGATGAATCCTATTGCCGCGATTGCCGATGTGGGGTATGTGCAGGAAAACCGTCGTTTGCTGGAAGGGGATATGCGCCTGACGCAAGACCTCTCCATGTTTGTGAAGGGGCTGAACGCCGAGGTTGCCGTAGCCTATGACAACTCTGCCACTTATCAGGACATAGGCAGCAAGACTTATCTGTATGAAATCTTCAATCAGACCGCAGCCGGACTTCCCACTACTAAAACGGAAGGTTCCAACTCTACTTTGCAGGTTTCATCGTCCAAACTGTCCGACCAGTTCATTCGTGCCAGCGTAGAGGCAAAACTGAACTATGACCGCACATTCAATAAACATCAGGTTGCCGCGTCTGTCGTTTACCGTCAGGAGATGGAAGAACCTCTCGGTGTGAATGGCGCTTATTATCGCCAGAACGTAATGGGATTTGCAGGATATAATTATGATAACCGCTATATGCTTGACGTGGTGGCCAATTACTACGGTACCAGCGTATTGCTGGAAGGCGACAAATTCCGTTTCTATCCTGCGGTGTCGGCCGGATGGAACATAGCCAACGAGGCTTTCTTGGAGGATGTATCCCAACTTGATATGTTGAAGTTGCGTGCTTCCTGGGGGCGTTCGGCAACGGACGGGCTGGATTACGGTCTGGGAAACTATTTTTGGATCAGTGACAAAACAAGCGGTAAATATGCTTTTGGTGAATCCTTGGGTACTCCCGTTAATGGTTTGCGGGAACAGCAGTTGCCTATGTACAGACTGGAGTTGGAGACTGCCGACAAATACAATATAGGTGTCGATTTGCGGATGTGGAAGAACTTTACGGCATCTGCCGAAGTGTTCTACGACCGTCGCACCAATATTCTGGTTGACAATAACCGTACTTCGGGAATGTTGGGAGTGACGCCCGCCAAAAGCAATATCGGTGAAAATGAAACCCGCGGACTGGAACTCAGCATGGGCTGGAACCAGCAACTGAAAGATTTCAACTATTATGTCAATGCTAACTGGGGACTGAACGACAGTAAGGTGATTGAAAACGGACAGGCTTATCAGCCATACGATTATCTGTACACCAAAGGCCATAAAATCGGACAGTTGTTCGGCTTGGAAGCCATCGGATATTTCAATGATGAAGAAGATATAGCCAACAGCCCCGAACAGACTTTCTCGGTGGTGCGTCCGGGTGACGTGAAGTATAAAGATCAGAACGGTGACAAGCGTATAGACAGTGAGGATCGCGTTGCCATTGGCAAGTCCACCTCTATCCCCGACATGGTCTACGGATTGAACTTGGGTTTTGAATACAAAGGTTTCGGCATAGACATGACCTTCAACGGAGTCAGCGGGCTGACAAAGCAACTGAATGTGTCAAGTGTGCATCAACCCTTGCGCAACGGCAATACCAATATTGCCACTTGGTATCTGAAGGACAAAGTACGCTGGACGGAAAGCACCAAAGACATTGCCAACGTGCCGCGCCTGTCCACGCTCTCCAACGAGAACAACTATCAGACCAGTACGCAATGGATAGCAGACGGTTCTTTCTTCAAACTTCGCAACCTGAATGTGTATTACACTCTGCCGCAGGCATGGTCCAAGAAGATGAAGATGGACAAGTGCCAGGTCTATGCCAAAGCGCTGAACGTGTTTTCTATCGACAAAATAGACTATTTCAATTGTGAGGACATCGCTTTGGGCTATCCCGACCTGTTCTCGGTATATGTAGGCTTGAATATTAATTTTTAA